GCGGGAAATGCGTTTGCGTCATTTCGGGATGGTACTGGCTTCGATATTGGCCTTGGGCGCTTTTGTACAGGCGGATGAATTGCCCATCGGCGAGACGGGGCCGGCGTTTTCGCTTTTGGGAACGGACGGCAAGACCCATTCCTTGGCCGATTACAAGGATAAAAAAGGGGTGGCGGTGATTTTCACCTGCAACGCCTGCCCCTACGCCAAGGCGTTTGAGGACCGCATCAACAAACTGGCCAAGGAATTTTCGCCGAAGGGAATCGCCTTCGTGGCCATCAACCCGAACGACCCGGGGCGGGTGCCGGAGGACAGCTATGACAACATGGTGAAGCGGGCCAAGGAGAAGGGATTCGTTTTCCCGTACGTTTACGATTCCACTTCCGAAGT
The Verrucomicrobiia bacterium DNA segment above includes these coding regions:
- a CDS encoding thioredoxin family protein; amino-acid sequence: MRLRHFGMVLASILALGAFVQADELPIGETGPAFSLLGTDGKTHSLADYKDKKGVAVIFTCNACPYAKAFEDRINKLAKEFSPKGIAFVAINPNDPGRVPEDSYDNMVKRAKEKGFVFPYVYDSTSEVAAAYGAKVTPHVFLLDADSKLVYRGRIEDETDAKKVKSRDLKEALNALLAGKPIKMAETKAFGCSIKWRKPASTN